In Kangiella koreensis DSM 16069, a single window of DNA contains:
- the ftsA gene encoding cell division protein FtsA, with protein sequence MSKSSEKRLIVGLDIGTSKVVAIVGEVGADNVVDIIGIGSHPSRGMKKGVVVNIESTVASIQRAIEEAELMAGCQIHSVYTGIAGSHIKSLNSHGIVAIKDHEVTQSDVDRVIDAAKAVAIPADQKILHVLPQEFVIDNQEGIREPVGMSGVRLEAKVHMVTGAVSAAQNITKCVARCGLEPEDVILEQLASSYAVLTEDERELGICLIDIGGGTTDIAIFTGGAIRHTAVIPIAGDQVTNDIAVALRTPTQFAEEIKIKYACALRQLTNLDETIEVPSVGDRQPRRLSRQILADVVEPRYSELFELVQAEIRRSGFENLIAAGIVITGGGSKMEGLMELAEEVFHMPVRQGMPQHIKGLVDVVRNPIYATGVGLLIYGKQDQGHHRERDVTGFSGLFDRMKKWFSGF encoded by the coding sequence ATGTCGAAATCATCAGAGAAAAGATTAATTGTTGGGCTAGATATTGGTACGTCGAAAGTCGTAGCAATAGTTGGGGAAGTGGGAGCAGATAATGTCGTTGATATTATCGGTATTGGCTCACACCCTTCCCGAGGCATGAAAAAAGGTGTGGTGGTGAATATTGAGTCTACCGTGGCTTCAATTCAGCGTGCAATTGAGGAAGCGGAGTTGATGGCAGGTTGCCAGATCCACTCTGTCTATACCGGTATTGCTGGTAGTCACATCAAAAGCTTAAATTCGCATGGCATTGTGGCAATAAAAGATCATGAGGTGACACAAAGTGATGTGGATCGTGTGATTGATGCGGCCAAAGCTGTAGCCATTCCTGCAGACCAAAAAATTCTACATGTGTTGCCGCAAGAGTTTGTGATTGATAACCAGGAAGGCATTCGTGAACCAGTAGGGATGTCAGGTGTGCGCCTTGAGGCCAAGGTTCACATGGTAACGGGCGCTGTCAGTGCCGCGCAAAATATTACCAAGTGCGTAGCACGATGCGGACTTGAACCAGAAGATGTGATTCTCGAGCAATTGGCATCAAGTTATGCAGTGTTAACAGAAGACGAACGCGAGCTTGGTATCTGTTTAATTGATATCGGTGGCGGAACTACGGATATAGCCATCTTTACTGGCGGTGCCATTCGTCACACCGCAGTAATACCAATTGCTGGCGATCAGGTGACCAATGATATCGCCGTAGCTTTGCGAACACCGACTCAGTTTGCTGAAGAAATAAAAATTAAATATGCCTGCGCTTTGCGCCAGCTAACCAATTTAGATGAAACTATTGAAGTGCCAAGCGTCGGTGATAGACAGCCGCGTCGTTTGTCTCGTCAGATTTTAGCTGATGTGGTAGAGCCTCGTTACAGTGAATTATTTGAGTTGGTGCAAGCAGAAATTAGACGCAGCGGTTTTGAAAATTTAATTGCAGCGGGAATCGTTATCACCGGTGGTGGTTCTAAGATGGAAGGTTTGATGGAGCTTGCTGAAGAAGTGTTCCATATGCCAGTTCGTCAAGGTATGCCGCAACACATCAAAGGCTTGGTGGATGTGGTGAGAAACCCAATTTATGCGACGGGAGTTGGCTTGTTGATCTATGGAAAACAAGATCAAGGTCATCACCGTGAAAGAGATGTAACCGGTTTTTCAGGTCTATTTGACCGTATGAAAAAGTGGTTTAGTGGTTTTTAA
- the ftsZ gene encoding cell division protein FtsZ, with amino-acid sequence MANMFELVDSCQNSAIIKVIGVGGGGGNAVEHMVKANIDGVEFICANTDAQALESSTAKTTIQIGQNITRGLGAGANPEVGRQAAHEDRERIMEVLQGSDMVFITAGMGGGTGTGAAPVIAEIAKEMGILTVAVVTKPFKFERKKRMALAEKGIDELRASVDSLIIIPNDKLVAQFAGLRLTEAFASANSVLHGAVQGIAELITCPGLINVDFADVRTVMAEQGQAMMGTGIAAGEGRAQIAADMAVASPLLEDVDLSGARGILVNITANEDFTIDEFSEVCEVIEDIAHEDATVVVGTAIDAQMGDEIRVTVVATGLGQEANMRLVSNSNDKKEVRKANGDLDYGQLDLPPSIRKQAGASSVPEQSSKMAVGSDVDNFLDIPAFLRKQAD; translated from the coding sequence ATGGCTAACATGTTTGAATTAGTAGATAGCTGTCAGAACAGCGCGATCATTAAGGTGATCGGTGTTGGTGGTGGCGGTGGTAACGCCGTCGAACATATGGTTAAAGCCAATATAGATGGTGTTGAGTTTATCTGTGCCAATACAGATGCTCAGGCGTTGGAGTCTTCAACTGCTAAAACCACTATCCAGATTGGCCAAAATATTACACGTGGTCTTGGTGCTGGCGCTAACCCTGAAGTGGGTCGTCAGGCGGCACATGAAGACCGTGAGCGCATCATGGAAGTTCTGCAAGGATCTGACATGGTGTTCATCACTGCCGGTATGGGTGGTGGCACGGGGACCGGTGCTGCACCAGTTATTGCTGAGATTGCCAAAGAAATGGGCATTTTAACGGTTGCAGTAGTGACAAAACCGTTCAAGTTTGAACGTAAAAAACGTATGGCGCTTGCTGAAAAAGGTATTGATGAATTGCGTGCCTCAGTTGACTCATTAATCATCATTCCAAATGATAAGTTAGTGGCTCAGTTTGCAGGTTTACGTTTAACCGAAGCCTTTGCTTCAGCGAACTCTGTGCTACATGGCGCGGTGCAAGGTATTGCAGAACTGATCACTTGCCCTGGCTTGATTAACGTTGACTTCGCAGACGTTCGCACGGTCATGGCTGAACAAGGTCAGGCTATGATGGGTACAGGTATTGCTGCCGGTGAAGGTCGCGCACAGATTGCTGCTGATATGGCTGTTGCCAGTCCATTACTTGAAGATGTCGACTTGTCTGGTGCTCGTGGCATCCTGGTCAACATCACAGCGAATGAGGATTTCACCATTGATGAATTCTCAGAAGTGTGTGAAGTGATTGAAGATATCGCGCACGAAGACGCCACGGTGGTCGTTGGTACTGCCATTGATGCACAAATGGGCGATGAAATTCGCGTCACTGTTGTGGCTACGGGTCTTGGGCAGGAAGCTAACATGCGCTTAGTCAGCAATAGCAACGACAAAAAAGAAGTTCGTAAAGCCAATGGTGACCTAGATTATGGACAGTTGGACTTACCGCCATCAATCCGCAAACAAGCGGGTGCAAGTTCGGTTCCAGAGCAAAGCTCGAAAATGGCGGTTGGCAGTGATGTGGATAACTTCCTGGATATTCCAGCTTTCCTGAGAAAGCAGGCGGACTAA
- the lpxC gene encoding UDP-3-O-acyl-N-acetylglucosamine deacetylase, with protein sequence MIRQRTLKTTIRATGVGLHTGEKVYLTLRPAPVDTGIVFRRVDLDPIVEIEAKPENVGDTTLSTCLVKDDVRISTVEHLLSAMAGLGLDNAYIDVSAPEVPIMDGSASPFVFLLQSAGITEQNAPKKFIKIKKRVEVEDEGKTAVFEPFDGFKVAFTIDFDHPVFKKSRQTAVIDFSSTSFVKEVSRARTFGFMKDIEYLRAHNLALGGSQDNAIVMDDFRVLNEDGLRYDDEFVKHKILDAIGDLFLLGHSLIGAFSGYKSGHALNNQLIRTLMADETAWELATYEDANAAPISYIMNPALSL encoded by the coding sequence ATGATAAGACAACGTACGTTGAAGACAACCATTCGCGCTACTGGCGTGGGGCTACACACAGGAGAAAAAGTGTATTTAACCCTACGACCAGCACCAGTGGATACAGGGATTGTGTTCCGTCGCGTTGATCTGGACCCGATTGTTGAGATTGAAGCAAAGCCAGAAAATGTGGGTGATACCACGCTGTCTACTTGCTTGGTTAAAGATGATGTTCGTATTTCTACGGTTGAGCATTTGCTATCTGCGATGGCAGGCTTAGGCCTTGATAATGCGTACATTGACGTATCGGCGCCAGAAGTACCTATTATGGATGGCAGTGCCAGTCCTTTCGTATTCCTTTTGCAGTCTGCGGGTATTACAGAGCAGAATGCACCGAAGAAATTCATCAAAATTAAAAAGCGGGTTGAAGTTGAAGATGAAGGTAAAACAGCTGTATTTGAACCATTTGATGGTTTCAAAGTAGCCTTTACGATTGATTTCGACCATCCAGTATTCAAGAAAAGTCGACAGACAGCAGTTATCGACTTCTCTAGTACCTCATTTGTAAAAGAAGTGAGTCGTGCTCGTACCTTCGGCTTCATGAAAGATATCGAGTATTTACGCGCTCACAACTTAGCGCTAGGCGGAAGCCAGGATAACGCTATTGTAATGGATGATTTCCGTGTTCTGAATGAAGACGGGCTTCGTTATGACGATGAGTTTGTAAAACACAAAATATTAGATGCAATTGGTGATTTATTCCTATTGGGCCATAGCCTGATTGGCGCCTTCTCCGGTTATAAGTCAGGTCATGCATTAAATAACCAATTAATTCGTACCTTAATGGCAGATGAAACTGCATGGGAACTAGCAACTTATGAAGATGCTAATGCAGCGCCAATTTCTTATATCATGAACCCAGCGTTATCTTTGTAA
- a CDS encoding DUF721 domain-containing protein, whose protein sequence is MKRPFRAKSVADVLNSPESVLKGLLDKANSLKSITDSIHQHLPEDLQKHCTVSEYNKTSLVITADSPVWATRLRYQSSELLTQLRQAGFLGLANIQIKIDPNKSTP, encoded by the coding sequence ATGAAGCGTCCTTTCCGAGCCAAGTCCGTGGCTGATGTTCTCAACTCACCCGAAAGTGTGTTGAAAGGGTTGCTCGATAAAGCAAATTCCCTCAAATCCATTACCGATAGTATTCATCAGCATTTACCGGAAGACTTACAAAAACATTGCACGGTTTCCGAATACAATAAAACCAGTTTAGTCATTACTGCTGATAGCCCTGTATGGGCAACTCGCCTTCGGTATCAATCTTCTGAGTTACTCACTCAACTCAGACAAGCCGGCTTTTTAGGTCTTGCCAATATTCAAATCAAAATTGATCCCAATAAATCGACGCCTTAA
- a CDS encoding M23 family metallopeptidase yields the protein MRITIIKSDQKGIKALEFGRSKLLVFSLLGAAVLTAVVALTHLATRWSLQQDLVSEAAIKKWQQELITQKEQLEEAKRISESQIQALSTRLATMQAYLLRLDAAGARLVASAGIEDEFGFGEDPAIGGPSEDVSATTSSYNDVVVFLDQLESDINSKEQELSALESLILDKEISAEQQISGRPITSGWLSSPYGYRADPFSGKRAWHSGIDFSSLAGSDVIVTAAGVVTTVDRKPGYGIFVEVSHGGGYTTRYGHNKSVVVKKGDIVKKGQVIAKVGSTGRSTGPHVHYEITKNGKKLNPYKYLKN from the coding sequence ATGCGTATAACCATTATCAAAAGTGATCAAAAAGGGATTAAAGCATTGGAATTTGGACGTTCTAAATTATTGGTATTCAGCCTGTTAGGCGCTGCTGTCTTAACGGCGGTAGTGGCCTTGACGCATCTTGCAACTCGTTGGTCTTTGCAACAAGATTTAGTTAGTGAAGCTGCTATCAAAAAATGGCAACAAGAGCTGATCACACAGAAAGAGCAGTTGGAAGAAGCGAAACGTATTTCAGAAAGTCAGATTCAAGCCTTATCTACTCGATTAGCAACCATGCAAGCCTATTTATTGCGTTTGGATGCAGCAGGAGCGCGACTAGTCGCTTCGGCTGGTATCGAAGATGAGTTTGGCTTTGGTGAAGACCCTGCTATTGGTGGTCCAAGTGAAGACGTTTCAGCAACCACCTCTAGCTACAACGATGTAGTAGTGTTTCTTGATCAGTTAGAAAGCGATATCAATTCAAAAGAGCAAGAGTTGTCGGCTCTTGAGTCACTTATTCTGGATAAAGAAATTAGTGCTGAGCAACAAATATCTGGACGCCCGATCACTTCGGGTTGGTTATCGTCTCCTTATGGATATCGCGCGGATCCTTTCTCGGGCAAGCGTGCTTGGCATTCAGGCATCGACTTTTCTTCATTAGCTGGTTCTGACGTTATTGTTACCGCTGCCGGTGTGGTTACTACCGTTGATCGCAAGCCTGGTTATGGTATTTTCGTTGAAGTCAGTCATGGTGGTGGTTATACAACACGCTATGGACACAACAAAAGTGTTGTCGTTAAAAAGGGTGATATTGTCAAAAAAGGCCAAGTTATTGCCAAAGTCGGTAGTACTGGTCGCTCAACTGGGCCGCATGTGCATTATGAAATCACTAAGAACGGCAAAAAGCTCAACCCCTATAAATATTTAAAGAATTAA
- the secA gene encoding preprotein translocase subunit SecA, which produces MSFLNKIFGSRNERTLKKLRKTVDLINQLEPEMEALSDEQLKAKTTEYKERVEKGETLDQILPEAFATVREASKRALGLRHFDVQLIGGMVLHTGKVAEMRTGEGKTLVATLPVYLNALSGKGVHVITVNDYLAQRDADWMKPVYNFLGMEVGVILSGQSHEEKQKAYSADITYGTNNEYGFDYLRDNMAFQKEHRVQRELNFAVIDEVDSILIDEARTPLIISGPTDDSSEMYRAIDKLIPKLVAQEHESKEDEEDTGDYTVDEKAKQAHLTEKGQELIEELLRQNGLLPYEQSLYSPASIALLHHVNAALRAHKLFKKDVDYVVKDDQVVIVDEHTGRTMPGRRWSDGLHQAIEAKERVQIQNENQTLASITFQNYFRLYNKLSGMTGTADTEATELHMIYGLDVVVIPTNKPMLRDDKGDLIFLTKQEKYDAIIEQIKELQAKGQPVLVGTVSIESSELISKELKNAKIKHQVLNAKFHAKEADIIAQAGRPGSVTIATNMAGRGTDIVLGGNLQADIDALGENPTAEQIAKAKEEWDKRHQAVIDAGGLAIIGTERHESRRIDNQLRGRSGRQGDPGLSRFYLSLEDDLMRIFASERLGMMMQRLGWDEGEALEHKMVSRAIENAQRKVEQRNFDIRKNLLEYDDVANDQRRVIYEQRNELMEVDDISETIDDLRDDVVYSITSEYIPPQSIEEMWDVKSLEQRLEQDFAIELPLQQWLDEDDKLAEDGLRQRILEAVIKAYQEKEALLPDPKMMRQLEKQVMLQELDRHWKEHLANMDHLRQGIWMRSHAQKNPKQEYKREAFDLFSGMLDNLKEDVITLLAKVRFQMPEEVEAMKRNEVNQAGMTAQHDSTSALPQQSETARQADTFVREQPKVGRNEPCPCGSGKKFKHCHGKVEV; this is translated from the coding sequence ATGAGTTTCTTAAATAAAATTTTCGGAAGTCGCAACGAGCGAACGCTTAAAAAACTACGTAAAACAGTCGATTTAATCAACCAGTTAGAACCTGAAATGGAGGCTCTTTCTGACGAACAGTTGAAAGCTAAAACGACTGAATATAAAGAGCGTGTCGAGAAGGGCGAAACACTGGATCAAATACTTCCGGAAGCGTTTGCGACGGTGCGTGAGGCCAGTAAGCGAGCTTTGGGTTTGCGCCACTTTGATGTGCAGTTAATTGGTGGCATGGTGCTGCACACCGGTAAAGTCGCTGAAATGCGTACCGGTGAAGGTAAAACATTAGTTGCGACTCTACCTGTTTATTTAAATGCTTTATCGGGTAAAGGCGTCCACGTCATTACTGTCAATGATTACCTTGCACAGCGTGACGCAGATTGGATGAAACCAGTTTACAACTTCCTGGGAATGGAAGTCGGTGTTATTTTGTCCGGCCAGTCCCACGAAGAAAAGCAAAAAGCTTATTCAGCGGACATTACCTACGGAACCAATAATGAATACGGTTTCGACTATTTGCGCGATAACATGGCGTTCCAAAAAGAACACCGAGTTCAACGTGAATTAAATTTTGCTGTTATCGATGAGGTGGACTCTATTCTTATCGATGAGGCGCGTACACCATTGATTATTTCTGGCCCAACTGATGACAGTTCAGAAATGTATCGTGCTATTGATAAGTTGATTCCTAAGTTAGTTGCACAGGAACATGAATCAAAAGAAGATGAAGAAGACACTGGCGATTACACGGTTGATGAGAAGGCTAAGCAGGCACACTTAACCGAGAAAGGTCAGGAACTCATCGAAGAATTACTGCGTCAAAATGGTCTGTTACCATACGAGCAAAGCCTTTATAGTCCAGCAAGTATCGCTCTTTTGCACCACGTTAATGCAGCATTGCGTGCTCATAAACTATTTAAGAAAGATGTTGATTATGTGGTTAAAGATGATCAGGTAGTCATCGTTGATGAGCATACTGGCCGAACCATGCCTGGTCGTCGTTGGTCAGATGGCTTGCATCAGGCGATTGAAGCCAAAGAGCGTGTGCAGATCCAGAATGAGAATCAAACTCTAGCATCTATCACCTTCCAGAATTACTTCCGTTTGTATAACAAGCTGTCTGGTATGACCGGTACCGCAGACACCGAAGCAACAGAATTGCATATGATTTATGGTTTGGATGTTGTGGTTATTCCAACTAACAAGCCAATGCTGCGTGATGATAAGGGTGATCTTATATTCCTGACCAAACAGGAAAAATACGATGCCATTATCGAACAAATCAAAGAGCTACAAGCTAAAGGCCAGCCCGTCCTAGTTGGTACCGTATCGATTGAATCATCTGAGCTAATTTCTAAAGAGCTCAAGAATGCCAAAATTAAACACCAGGTACTTAACGCTAAGTTCCACGCTAAAGAAGCGGATATTATTGCGCAAGCTGGTCGCCCGGGCTCGGTCACCATTGCTACCAACATGGCTGGTCGTGGTACCGATATCGTATTAGGTGGTAATTTACAGGCTGATATTGATGCATTGGGCGAAAATCCAACAGCAGAACAAATTGCCAAGGCAAAAGAAGAGTGGGATAAGCGCCATCAAGCAGTTATAGATGCCGGCGGCTTAGCAATTATTGGTACTGAGCGTCACGAATCTCGTCGTATTGATAATCAGCTTCGTGGCCGTTCAGGACGTCAAGGCGACCCTGGCTTGAGTCGTTTCTATTTATCATTAGAAGATGACCTGATGCGAATCTTTGCCTCAGAGCGTTTGGGTATGATGATGCAACGTCTTGGTTGGGATGAAGGTGAAGCACTTGAGCATAAAATGGTCTCGCGTGCGATCGAAAATGCTCAGCGTAAAGTTGAACAACGTAACTTTGATATCCGTAAGAACTTGCTTGAATACGATGACGTTGCTAACGATCAGCGTCGCGTTATTTATGAGCAACGCAACGAGTTGATGGAAGTGGATGATATTTCTGAAACTATCGACGACTTACGTGACGATGTGGTTTACAGCATAACTAGCGAATATATTCCGCCTCAATCGATTGAAGAAATGTGGGATGTAAAGAGTCTTGAGCAACGTTTAGAGCAGGATTTTGCTATTGAATTGCCGCTTCAGCAATGGTTGGACGAGGATGATAAGCTGGCTGAAGACGGATTGCGTCAACGAATACTTGAAGCAGTTATTAAAGCCTATCAAGAAAAAGAAGCCTTATTACCTGACCCTAAAATGATGCGTCAGCTTGAAAAGCAAGTCATGTTGCAAGAGCTTGACCGTCACTGGAAAGAACATCTGGCTAATATGGACCACCTGCGCCAAGGTATCTGGATGCGTAGTCATGCACAGAAAAACCCTAAGCAGGAATATAAGCGTGAAGCCTTCGACCTGTTCTCAGGTATGTTGGATAACCTTAAAGAGGATGTGATCACTTTATTGGCTAAAGTTCGTTTCCAAATGCCGGAAGAAGTGGAAGCTATGAAGCGTAATGAAGTGAACCAGGCTGGTATGACTGCGCAACATGACTCGACTTCTGCACTGCCACAACAAAGTGAGACGGCGCGTCAGGCAGACACCTTTGTCCGTGAGCAACCTAAAGTTGGGCGTAATGAACCTTGCCCATGTGGTTCAGGTAAGAAGTTCAAGCACTGCCATGGTAAAGTTGAGGTTTAA
- the mutT gene encoding 8-oxo-dGTP diphosphatase MutT, whose translation MDNMIRVAVAVIQLRDRILIAKRPQHLHKGGYWEFPGGKQEEGEHAEHALIRECFEELAIIPVKYSPLIQIEHHYPEKSVILDVWTVTDYLGVPQGIEGQPLLWCPIKDLEDYQFPEANLAIIEAIQAEMIEV comes from the coding sequence ATGGACAATATGATTCGGGTCGCGGTTGCAGTTATTCAGCTTCGCGACCGAATTCTCATCGCTAAGCGACCACAACATCTGCACAAGGGTGGCTATTGGGAGTTTCCCGGTGGTAAGCAAGAAGAGGGTGAGCATGCGGAGCATGCTTTGATTCGCGAGTGCTTTGAAGAGCTGGCTATTATCCCTGTAAAATATTCCCCGCTAATCCAGATAGAACATCATTATCCCGAGAAGTCGGTAATTTTAGATGTTTGGACCGTTACCGACTATTTGGGAGTTCCTCAGGGAATAGAAGGGCAGCCATTGCTCTGGTGCCCGATTAAGGATTTAGAGGATTACCAATTTCCGGAGGCTAACTTGGCCATTATTGAAGCTATACAAGCTGAAATGATAGAGGTTTGA
- the yacG gene encoding DNA gyrase inhibitor YacG: MSKALIVKCPTCEKAVAWIDDNECKPFCSKRCKLIDLGEWASEGHRIAGKPLDPEIVEQLSRDKD; the protein is encoded by the coding sequence ATGAGTAAAGCGTTAATTGTTAAGTGTCCGACTTGCGAGAAGGCAGTGGCCTGGATAGATGATAACGAATGTAAGCCTTTTTGCAGTAAGAGATGCAAGCTGATTGATCTGGGTGAGTGGGCAAGCGAAGGACATCGAATTGCTGGCAAACCTTTAGATCCTGAAATCGTTGAGCAACTCAGTCGTGACAAGGATTAA
- the ampD gene encoding 1,6-anhydro-N-acetylmuramyl-L-alanine amidase AmpD, producing MNLSTGLIQPARFVPTEHCDEREFSGDISLLVIHNISLPPKQFGGPYIDQLFTGTLNPSDHPYFEDIAALRVSSHLLIRRNGDVVQYVPFHKRAWHAGVSSFDGRDKCNDYSIGIELEGADDIPYEEMQYQTLAKITRVILKAYPQITAERIAGHSDIAPGRKTDPGPAFDWDNFRTLNEA from the coding sequence ATCAATCTTTCCACTGGACTGATCCAGCCAGCCCGTTTTGTTCCAACTGAACACTGCGATGAACGGGAGTTTTCGGGAGATATTAGTCTGCTGGTTATTCATAACATCAGTCTACCGCCAAAACAGTTTGGAGGGCCTTATATTGATCAGCTCTTCACTGGCACATTAAACCCCAGTGATCATCCCTATTTTGAAGACATTGCTGCCTTACGTGTGTCTAGTCATTTATTAATAAGACGAAATGGGGATGTGGTGCAGTATGTACCCTTTCATAAGCGCGCATGGCATGCAGGGGTATCCAGTTTTGATGGTCGGGACAAGTGTAATGATTATTCAATTGGTATCGAGCTAGAAGGGGCCGATGATATCCCCTATGAAGAAATGCAGTATCAGACTTTAGCTAAAATAACTCGGGTGATTCTAAAAGCATATCCTCAGATTACAGCTGAGCGTATTGCGGGCCATTCCGACATAGCGCCAGGTCGTAAAACTGACCCCGGCCCGGCTTTTGACTGGGATAATTTTAGAACCTTGAACGAAGCCTGA
- the nadC gene encoding carboxylating nicotinate-nucleotide diphosphorylase, whose product MIETPYQQQLETEIPHQVSLALQEDLGGSPNEGRDVTAELISEDKVATGKLLTREDAVICGIDWFNAVFHKLDPTIEIKWFYQDGDKVRAQDKLCELRGNARKILTGERTAMNFLQTLSGTATTTARYAAELKGTSCKLLDTRKTIPMLRLAQKYAVYCGGGRNHRIGLFDAFLIKENHIISAGSIEQAVKKARQLNRDIMVEVEVETFAQLDQALDAAADVIMLDNFSIDDMRTGVAINQVHSHTAKIEASGNVSIETLRDIADTGVDFISVGALTKHLQAVDLSLRLEL is encoded by the coding sequence ATGATCGAAACCCCATACCAGCAGCAATTAGAGACAGAAATTCCGCATCAGGTCAGTCTGGCTCTGCAAGAAGATCTCGGCGGTAGTCCTAATGAAGGAAGGGATGTGACTGCAGAGCTCATCAGTGAGGATAAAGTCGCCACCGGTAAGCTACTAACTCGCGAAGATGCTGTGATCTGCGGCATTGACTGGTTTAATGCGGTATTCCATAAGCTTGATCCCACAATAGAAATAAAATGGTTCTATCAGGACGGCGATAAAGTTCGAGCGCAGGACAAGTTATGCGAGCTTCGAGGTAATGCAAGAAAAATCCTGACCGGGGAGAGGACAGCCATGAATTTCTTGCAAACCCTATCCGGCACCGCAACTACAACTGCACGTTATGCTGCTGAGCTTAAAGGTACTTCATGCAAGTTGCTCGATACTCGGAAAACCATTCCAATGCTACGTCTAGCACAAAAATATGCGGTTTATTGTGGCGGTGGACGTAATCACAGAATAGGTTTGTTTGATGCCTTCCTGATTAAAGAAAATCACATTATTTCCGCGGGGTCTATTGAGCAAGCCGTTAAAAAAGCCCGCCAACTTAATCGTGACATCATGGTTGAAGTCGAAGTGGAAACTTTTGCTCAGTTAGATCAGGCCTTAGATGCCGCAGCCGACGTCATTATGCTCGACAATTTTTCTATAGATGACATGCGCACTGGCGTCGCCATTAATCAAGTTCACTCCCACACTGCCAAGATAGAAGCTTCTGGCAACGTTAGCATTGAAACCTTACGTGATATCGCCGACACAGGCGTTGATTTCATCTCGGTAGGGGCGCTGACCAAACATCTCCAAGCCGTCGACCTATCTCTAAGACTAGAGTTATAA
- a CDS encoding GIY-YIG nuclease family protein, protein MTKKGYVYILSNPRKTVLYTGVTGNLGKQVFAHKNKIAEGFTRSYDCNDLVYYEIKDSLEKAQVREKEIQSECRLGKEALIKRFNPEWKDLSDELLAIKKR, encoded by the coding sequence ATGACAAAAAAAGGGTATGTCTACATTTTGAGCAACCCAAGGAAAACGGTTCTCTATACAGGGGTAACTGGCAACTTAGGCAAACAGGTATTTGCTCATAAAAATAAAATCGCAGAAGGTTTTACCCGAAGTTACGACTGTAATGACCTTGTTTACTACGAAATTAAAGACTCGCTGGAAAAGGCTCAAGTACGGGAAAAAGAAATACAATCAGAGTGTCGATTAGGAAAAGAAGCCCTAATCAAACGGTTTAATCCGGAATGGAAAGATCTCTCAGATGAGTTATTGGCAATAAAAAAGCGATAG
- a CDS encoding pilin, whose translation MQTKKQAGFTLIELMIVVAIVGILAAVAIPAYQDYIKRSKISEAMATAGACKTSVAEFAAANNALPADATEAGCSGGSTYVTSIEVSVTNPGDIQVVINDAEVGDGSAGRIILSPVDSAGGAAAGANIYGWECTNSLANSGLAPASCR comes from the coding sequence ATGCAAACTAAAAAGCAAGCGGGTTTCACCCTTATCGAATTAATGATCGTTGTAGCGATCGTAGGTATCTTGGCAGCAGTAGCAATCCCTGCTTATCAGGATTACATCAAGCGTTCTAAAATTTCTGAGGCTATGGCAACAGCTGGTGCATGTAAAACTTCTGTAGCTGAGTTTGCAGCTGCCAATAATGCACTACCAGCTGATGCAACCGAAGCCGGCTGTAGTGGCGGTTCAACTTATGTTACATCTATTGAAGTAAGTGTTACCAATCCTGGTGATATTCAAGTTGTTATTAATGATGCTGAAGTTGGTGACGGTTCTGCGGGAAGAATTATTCTTTCTCCAGTTGACTCGGCAGGCGGTGCTGCTGCTGGTGCCAACATCTATGGTTGGGAGTGTACAAACTCTTTGGCTAACTCAGGTTTAGCTCCAGCTAGTTGTCGTTAA